The DNA window ATTTGTTCTGGTGTTAGATTAAACAATTTTACGCCTCCGTTTTTTAAAAAATTCTAATAGCGCCTGGTCATGTTGTCATAACCACTTATTTTTTTAAGAAACTCCAATTGGATATTTCGTACCTAGCATCTAGCTCAATTCATCGCATTTAATAGAGACACTTGCCTTCATTGCTACACCAAAAAGGCCTGATTTTCCCTTCAATGTACTTAGCTCGATTCTAGTGGGCCAATTTTTCTGAAGTGGATGCTTGCACAATAATTGATAATGATCTTTGATAAGCTTAAAGAAACTTTCCTGATTATTAATGACCCCGCCTCCCAAGACAATCCTGTCTGGATCAAGAACGGCTGTCACATTAAAAATAGCAACGGCTAGTTGATAGGCTCTATCTTGAAAAAAAGAATCTAAATCCTTGTCGCCTTGCTCCCAACGTCTAAAAGCATCTGCTAACGTACTGTTGGGATCACCTAACTTCAGTGCTCTTTCCATTGCAGAGCCAGAAGCATAGTTTTCTAGTACTTGACCTTCATGAACAGGGAAAAAGCCAATTTCACCCGCAAGTCCTAATCCTCGTAAGGGCTTTCCCTGATGAATAATGCTCGCGCAAATGCCAGTACTCACAGTGATATAGACAAATAGTTCATCTGTTAAGTTCCTAACTGACCATTCTCCCAATGCCGCCGCTACGACATCATGTTCAAAAGCTAACTGGTAGGTTGGAAATTCCTTTGCTAATCTATCACCCACCGGAAAGTTCTCCCAAGGCAAATTATTTTGATAGATAGCCAAACCCTTCTCTGTATCTAATTGCCCTGGTATTGTAAGCCCTATGCCGGTAATTTGTTCTTTCGATAAATTTGCTTGGTCAATCGCCTCATGAATACTATCCAATAATGACACATACATATTGTCGGCACTTGACGTATCACTTTTTTTCTTGATCTCAGACATCCAAACATTTTCTTTGTTTAGCACGCCTGCAGCTATTTTCGTTCCACCAATATCTACCGCTACAATATATTCCACTTCTTCAACTCCTTAGAGATTAAATCAGTTCTGTGTAAAATTTACAACGGTCACCACGCACAATGGACTTACAAAATTCTACTGGCACCTTCGATGGATCATAAGCAACCCGTTCGAGTAATAACGCAGGTGAGCCTGGCTTTACTTCTAAATACGTAGCTTCTTCACTTATTAATATCGGTTCAAACGTTTCCTTGGCTGAATTTACAATAATATCGAATTCATTTCTCAAAATATCATATAAAGGGATTTCACCAACTAATGACAACTTTTCAATATCTCTAATACACTTTTTAGGGAAATAAGAAGACTCCAATATAATTGGCTCGTCCTTTACACAGCGTAGCCTTTGTAGCATAATCACTTCTTCACCTTTACTAATTTGAAGTGCTTTCGCTACCTTATGTGTCGCCTTTTCTACCTTTATATTCAAAATAATATCTTTCGGCTTCAATCCCTTGTCTTTTAAAACCTGACTAAAGCTATAAAAAGCCGATAATGATTGTTCAATTTTCGGATAACTTAAGAAAGTCCCTTTGCCTTGAATGCGATACAGGACGCCATCCTGTACTAAATCTTCAATCGCCTTTTTCGATGTATTGCGACTCACGTTAAATTGCTCGGACAATTGTTGCTCAGAATAAATCTTGTCTCCTGGACTCCAAACGCCTCTATCAATATTTTCAATAATAATATCCTTCAGTTGTTGATACAATGGCACAAAGCTAGTCGTATCTAACTTCTCCATATCCTTCTCCACCTTATAATTATTTTCCGCTTCCGGCAGTCATTCCTTCTATAATTCTATCAGAAAGCCATAAAAAGAAAATCAGAATAGGGAATATAATAATAACAACCCCGGCGAACAAGCTAACCCAATCCGAATTGTATTGCATGGATTGATAGAACTGATATAAACCAACCGATAATGTATATTGATCATTGACATTTATATAAGCTTTGGCTAATAAAAACTCATTCCACAAGGATACGGCATTTAAAATGGTCACAGTTATTAACCCTGGGCGTGCCATAGGCAACATGACTTTCCAAAATACTGTGTTTGCAGTAGCCCCGTCAATGGCAGCAGCTTCCTCAACCTCAGCAGGAAGCGTTTGGAAAAATCCTGTCAAAATAAAAATTGTAAATGGTAGTGACAATGCTACATATACAATAATAAGTCCCAAATGCGAATTGATTAACCCTGTTTTTAACAAAAGTAAATAAATAGGAATTAATACCGCTTGATACGGAATCCCAATCCCGATAACAAAAAGTAATGTTAAAGGCTCTTTCCAAAAGAATTTAAACCTTGAGAGTACGTAAGCTGCCGGTGCACTTACTAAAACAATGCCTAGTACACTGACTGTCACAACGATGACACTGTTAAAGAAATATGATGCTAAATCAGATTGCACCCATGCCGTATAGTAGTTGCCCCACTGCAATGTTTCTGGTAATTTCCAAAAACCATCAAATAGTTCTTGGTTCGTTTTTAGCGAGGCTAGTACTATCCAACCTAGAACAAATAAAATAAAGATAACCCAAATATATAAGAGGGCTTTACCGATAACTAGTAAAATACTTCGATCATTTGTTTTCACTTTATTCAACCTCTCTTTTTATTGACGAGTACAGGTTACAGTTCATATACTTCACGTTTAAACAACTTTCTTCCCGTGATAACAAAGATCAAAACAACTACAACCATTGATAAAGCAACTGCACTCGAATAGCCTAGCTGGTAAATAGGTGTCCGCTGTCCAAATCCTAATATGTATTGATACATTGCTGTATTCCACATACGTGAAGGGGGTTCAGGCCCACCAAAGGCAAACAGGAAATCGAATAAACGAATAGCATTTATGCCCCATAATATAACCGCAATCGAAAAGACATCCCAGATTAGAGGAAGCGTCACTTTCGTGAAAATCTTAAATGTTGAAGCACCTTCAATTCTTGCTGCCTCAAAATACGTATTTGGAATTTTATCAACTCCACCTAATAAGATGATTGCGTAAAATCCTGTGCTATACCAAACAATTGAAATAACTGCCGACATCATAATATTATCTGGACTTGTCCAGTTGACTGGGTCGATTCCAACTATTTTTAATACCGAGTTAAAAAATCCAATATCGTAGCGGTATAGGTAGTTCCATACAATCGCTAACGCAATTGGGGCGATAATATTTGGGAAGAAGATAATTGCACGCACAGCCTTTTTCGCCGTTACTCCTTGACTCATTAAGGAAGTAAATAGTAAGGCGATAAAAAAGACAAAGATTCCGCCAACAAGTAGTATGAGCATCATGTTTTTAAATGACTGCCAGTAGATTGGATCCTCAAAAATATTTAAGTAATTTTTAAGTCCAACAAAGTCCATATCCTTAGTAAACCCACTCCAATCGTGAAAGCTTATCCAAAGACCATAGAGTGCAGGGCCGATAAAGAAAATAAGATATAAGGCCATAGCTGGAATTAAATATGGAATAATCAGTTTCTTTTTCTCGTTATTCACTACTTTCCCTCCTATATTTCCCCGGTAGATTAATAAGAGAAAACAGGGGGAATTCCCCTGTTTTTTCTCCATTTATTGCTTAGACCAATACTTTTCTGTTTGGTCTTTAAGTTCTTGAACAAACTCTTCAGCCTTCATTTGGCCAAATATCAGCTTATCATCCAATGGAAGGAATACAGTTTTCCACCATTCTGGGTATTCTGCTTGTAAACCATCATATTCCGGATGATACGAGGAAGCGTTTACAATAGTTTCTCTGAAACTCGCTAATGCTTCTGGTGCTTCTAAATCTTTTCTTGTACTAATATTACCTGTATCCGTAACAATTCCTTCTTGATAGCCCTTCTGCATAGCAAATGCCAAGAAATCTTGTACAGCTTCAACATTCGCACCCTTTGGAGCTACCCAACCAATCAAATATAATTCCGCTTGGTCGTAGCTACCCTTAGAACCATCAATTTCCGGGAATGGGAACGCACTATATGCAAAATCATCTGACGTGTATTGCTTCGTTTCACTAGACAACCAGCTTCCATTTAAAATCATAGCAGCATCGCCTTTTGCCCACGATGTTTGTGCTGCTGGATACTGACTGCCTTCATATCCTGCTGCAAAATAATCTTTATCTACTAATTCCTGTAGCTTTTGAGCTGCCTCTAAATAACCAGGCTGTAACCATGTTTCACCCGTTTTGTCCCCAGCAGCTTCCAACAAAGCACCTGGTCCCAAAATCCGTTCTACTAAC is part of the Psychrobacillus sp. FSL H8-0483 genome and encodes:
- a CDS encoding ROK family protein; its protein translation is MEYIVAVDIGGTKIAAGVLNKENVWMSEIKKKSDTSSADNMYVSLLDSIHEAIDQANLSKEQITGIGLTIPGQLDTEKGLAIYQNNLPWENFPVGDRLAKEFPTYQLAFEHDVVAAALGEWSVRNLTDELFVYITVSTGICASIIHQGKPLRGLGLAGEIGFFPVHEGQVLENYASGSAMERALKLGDPNSTLADAFRRWEQGDKDLDSFFQDRAYQLAVAIFNVTAVLDPDRIVLGGGVINNQESFFKLIKDHYQLLCKHPLQKNWPTRIELSTLKGKSGLFGVAMKASVSIKCDELS
- a CDS encoding GntR family transcriptional regulator; the encoded protein is MEKLDTTSFVPLYQQLKDIIIENIDRGVWSPGDKIYSEQQLSEQFNVSRNTSKKAIEDLVQDGVLYRIQGKGTFLSYPKIEQSLSAFYSFSQVLKDKGLKPKDIILNIKVEKATHKVAKALQISKGEEVIMLQRLRCVKDEPIILESSYFPKKCIRDIEKLSLVGEIPLYDILRNEFDIIVNSAKETFEPILISEEATYLEVKPGSPALLLERVAYDPSKVPVEFCKSIVRGDRCKFYTELI
- a CDS encoding carbohydrate ABC transporter permease; translation: MKTNDRSILLVIGKALLYIWVIFILFVLGWIVLASLKTNQELFDGFWKLPETLQWGNYYTAWVQSDLASYFFNSVIVVTVSVLGIVLVSAPAAYVLSRFKFFWKEPLTLLFVIGIGIPYQAVLIPIYLLLLKTGLINSHLGLIIVYVALSLPFTIFILTGFFQTLPAEVEEAAAIDGATANTVFWKVMLPMARPGLITVTILNAVSLWNEFLLAKAYINVNDQYTLSVGLYQFYQSMQYNSDWVSLFAGVVIIIFPILIFFLWLSDRIIEGMTAGSGK
- a CDS encoding sugar ABC transporter permease, whose translation is MNNEKKKLIIPYLIPAMALYLIFFIGPALYGLWISFHDWSGFTKDMDFVGLKNYLNIFEDPIYWQSFKNMMLILLVGGIFVFFIALLFTSLMSQGVTAKKAVRAIIFFPNIIAPIALAIVWNYLYRYDIGFFNSVLKIVGIDPVNWTSPDNIMMSAVISIVWYSTGFYAIILLGGVDKIPNTYFEAARIEGASTFKIFTKVTLPLIWDVFSIAVILWGINAIRLFDFLFAFGGPEPPSRMWNTAMYQYILGFGQRTPIYQLGYSSAVALSMVVVVLIFVITGRKLFKREVYEL
- a CDS encoding extracellular solute-binding protein, translating into MSKKIKILGIFMLIGILLLAGCSNEESSSGGKDEKVTIKYWSMWNTGEPQQVVLQGIIDAYEKENKNVDIDVQWMGRQVMSDVRNAALGGDAPDLTEQSGAEVAGTLLKSDLAEPLDNLLSMKIPNEGTVFKEVFIDDVVSFYEQEGKTYFIPYEIISSGFHYNKNLFEENGIEPPKTWDEFLAVSEKMKSKGIAPFAQDGNIDFYNAYYYYWLVERILGPGALLEAAGDKTGETWLQPGYLEAAQKLQELVDKDYFAAGYEGSQYPAAQTSWAKGDAAMILNGSWLSSETKQYTSDDFAYSAFPFPEIDGSKGSYDQAELYLIGWVAPKGANVEAVQDFLAFAMQKGYQEGIVTDTGNISTRKDLEAPEALASFRETIVNASSYHPEYDGLQAEYPEWWKTVFLPLDDKLIFGQMKAEEFVQELKDQTEKYWSKQ